ataaacacatttcagataatacaatttaggtattttgctcaaaataaaaaaaaaatataataatactaaagaaaaaagaaaataaatcagTCTTAGGTAAACTTCTCGTCATTCATTTAGTTTGATAACAAACTCTTGTCAAAAATCGAATTCATATCGCACAAATAAATCTCAAATCAAAAActctaaacaatattttctaaacacattAGAGATTCCAGAAAACTTTATAGCTGCATAAATTGTGCAAATACAATGGCCTAAACTGTtacattcaattaaatattattgttaaaaactaaaaaatctagcttttctaaatattttccacaatagcaaaaaatagtataaaataaaattaaagaaaaaaatcttaCTTTGAAAAACATCGGTATGAAtctttaaatattcttaatgaaatattatttaataacaattataataaacagatCTCGTAATttgctgaaaaattaaaatatgtatattgtatactttttaagCAGTGGATAGTTGATACTTTGAAgggcagtaataataattagtgatttatttaaaagttttaacacTTAGCCACCtccattatttaaaactaacaaGACAAGTCCCTTCCTAACGAAAAGTTTATAtagtatgaaaaaatgtataagtataaatattatattatatatatttgatcgGCATATTATGTGTCATCTATGAGTGCATAAATGGAAACTCAAGATGGAATTTAACAAACATCACAATCTCtcaatcgataaaaaaatcatatttggaaaagaaataatttgtaaaagtaTACCTTGGTTTCAGAAAACATGGACCtatcattgtatttttaaatatccctTCAAGTAGAAAGGgcaaaccatattatatagatctattatacaaaataattaaaagagaaaattgtacaaaaatggttctaaaaataaatatacataatagtagtAAATGCTACCGCAGACTATACGTCCATATGTTTGGAAGGCTGTTGTATTATAAATGGTTCACTCCACATTCTTCTTAAATCAccctaaacaattattatttaaaatgttaattaatagatatttaaaaaaaaaccaaacattttacACTCAATGGGAGTATAAATATTACCTTTAAATAAGCCATGGTCAGAAGAGGCAACAGTGTAAATGGAACTAGATAGAGTAGTGCTGGCTGAGCTGCTTTAAAAATTTCCGAAGACACTGTAGCGGTAACTAGGCCCAGAAAGTATCCGATTAGCGAACAGTGGAAGTAACTACagagaacaaaacaaaaatgaacaatgttatctttttgtttttcacaaatATTACGATTTCATAATAAGATATTCTCTTGCCTTATTCTGCCAAGATGTCTTGGAGGTGGAACACCAGTTTCCCCGAAATGTAGAAGCTGAGATTTCTTATATGCATCATACCGCATTACGAAACACAGTAATAGACCCGGCATAACCTGCAACAGCAAACAATAACGATAGTTATTCACctgaatacttaaattaatgaataataaattaatataaaagtataactcACTATATCCCCGAGCCCAAGCATTGAGAATCGCCCATTATGAATACTGGGAAACACTAATTTTCCAGGAAGAGATAACCTTGGTGCTTCTTTGGCAACTCCGCCAATGTGTAACTTTCGAGCCACTACTCCGACAGGATTTTCTGCTGATCTTGTTGCcacctattttaatatacaacgcaacaataaatattttagcaaTTTTTAACAGACGCATATGTAATGCTCACTTTGACCATAACGTTGGTGTTAAATATGTATGACGAGAAAAACACCCAGAAAACATCATAAATCAAAAGACCAGTCAACAGAAGAGTGGACACTTTAAGACTAGGAAGTCGGACAAAGGCAATAAATGCTACACAGAGTCCCATTCCCATTgctacaaaaattgaacaatcatttttttagtattctattttgaaacagtttctacaaatatattaatataaaaatgataaattgtactttaaattaaagaaaaaaaattgtcatttaacGTTATTGAAGCAAATTTATAtcttgatttttatttcatattattatcatttacagttagaagaaattaaaatctaaaacatttaaaattaattagtgtATTTATGTACTATTCAGCACTCACCGTCCATTAGCAGCCAATGTCCAGTCAGTACCCAGATACAAACTATAAACAATGCCATTGAAAAAGACAACAGCTCAGCCATAGTAAAACGACCACATATACCGAAAGagatcctaaaaaaa
This is a stretch of genomic DNA from Acyrthosiphon pisum isolate AL4f chromosome A3, pea_aphid_22Mar2018_4r6ur, whole genome shotgun sequence. It encodes these proteins:
- the LOC100168130 gene encoding signal peptide peptidase-like 3 isoform X2 codes for the protein MSSQVDYQWAYTIMDSSRVSTFLISILLIVYGSFRSLNMEQEAREREKEKSKNSNGSSVCLTDINVQTLDTMQALCLPLGASISLLVMFFFFDSMQMLFAICTAIIATVALAFLLLPMCQYIINPCSDGNKISFGICGRFTMAELLSFSMALFIVCIWVLTGHWLLMDAMGMGLCVAFIAFVRLPSLKVSTLLLTGLLIYDVFWVFFSSYIFNTNVMVKVATRSAENPVGVVARKLHIGGVAKEAPRLSLPGKLVFPSIHNGRFSMLGLGDIVMPGLLLCFVMRYDAYKKSQLLHFGETGVPPPRHLGRISYFHCSLIGYFLGLVTATVSSEIFKAAQPALLYLVPFTLLPLLTMAYLKGDLRRMWSEPFIIQQPSKHMDV
- the LOC100168130 gene encoding signal peptide peptidase-like 3 isoform X1; this encodes MSSQVDYQWAYTIMDSSRVSTFLISILLIVYGSFRSLNMEQEAREREKEKSKNSNGSSVCLTDISKQKQDVQTLDTMQALCLPLGASISLLVMFFFFDSMQMLFAICTAIIATVALAFLLLPMCQYIINPCSDGNKISFGICGRFTMAELLSFSMALFIVCIWVLTGHWLLMDAMGMGLCVAFIAFVRLPSLKVSTLLLTGLLIYDVFWVFFSSYIFNTNVMVKVATRSAENPVGVVARKLHIGGVAKEAPRLSLPGKLVFPSIHNGRFSMLGLGDIVMPGLLLCFVMRYDAYKKSQLLHFGETGVPPPRHLGRISYFHCSLIGYFLGLVTATVSSEIFKAAQPALLYLVPFTLLPLLTMAYLKGDLRRMWSEPFIIQQPSKHMDV